The Rosa chinensis cultivar Old Blush chromosome 7, RchiOBHm-V2, whole genome shotgun sequence DNA segment ataaacaatacTGAGAAGGGAAAGAAACAAGTTCAGAAAGTTTGAAAGACGAAGGAGCATCGAGAACATGGAACACTGAAAAACAATCAAAGTAAAAGATCTTCAATTAAGGAGAAGAAGATTCTCCTTTTACCAAACAGATCTAAGCTTATTGTATATGAGAAGCACTTTCTTTAAACGAATAACACATAAATATAACATTGACTATTTTGTGATGTGCAATTTGTTGGGATTCGGGAAGTGGGTGTTCAGTGGTCTATGTTGAGCTGGACAGTGAATATTTGGTTTgctgatttagggtttttactCAAAAATATTAAGGAAGATGGGCGGGGTATTGTTGGGTCTAGTTAGAGTGCAGGGGATACTTGCACTATTCATGAGGAAATGATGAAAAGATCACACTTCACCTGTGTTCAAGTAATACATATCATCCAGTGCTTCAAGACTTTTATTGCAACCACCAATAAACACAAGAACACCTCCTTTTGCAGGATCCAAACAGTCCCCAGCAACAGAAAATCTAGCAGAAGGTCCGTCACCTGTAGTGATAACCTTTGTCCATACTCCAGTATCTGCACCAACATTGGGAATGAAGTGGTGGTATCATTAAAAAAGCAATTTCATAATTGAGCCACCACATGAAAGTAAGGAGCTAGAACACACTGTACATGTAGAAATGGAGATAGAAGATGAttgatcacaaccaacaaataATCCATAAATGCAGGCATACCAATGGGTAAGGGAAAAAAAGAACATGCAGTGGATGCTGTGAGTCTGTTCAGAAATCAATATATTCTTTTTGAATCAGTTcagtatattctatatagatAAGAAATGATATTTGGGCACTTGTAACTCTAGTGGTCAAGAGCATTTACCGTTACAATCAAGGTCAAAATTCAAATCCCCCATCCTCCAATATCACCAATTATGTAAAGATGGAATAATATAAGAAAGTCTTTTATGGGATGATTGGATCTCCACCCATGACCCACCTACCCTAACCTTTCATAATAAATTTAATAACTTCATAATAAAAGAATGATTTCGTGAGTTTCACAGCGCAAAAGCATTAAAGTTTTCCTAACTTTACTTTTTACTACTGAGAAAGATGTAAAGGTATAATATTGATCTGCCACAACATTGGGGCCTGGTCCTGCCAGTGCATCTCAGTGAAAACttcatgaagaaaaatataatcAACTTATTCAATTGGATCGACGATAGGCCCATAGGGACCTATAACAACTCAGATATGCGCTTGTATATCTATAACTAATGTAAAATGCTTTCCCACGACTTCACTTGTATCACATAACTCATGTCCAGGGGAAAACTAAATCCCGAAATTCagattttcagattttctttcTTCACATACAGTCCATACATATGTATGCATACATATATGGAAAGACAAGGATATGTTTCGGAGAAGTACTTAAAACATACCAACATCAAGCATGTAGAGATCATTGTATAGACTTTGTGCGTCTGTGAATCCCCCGAAAACAAATAAGTTCTTTCCAAAAGCAACAGTAGAGTGACCACCTCGGGGTGGCAAGGATTGGCCAGAAGTGTTCAGCTCCCTCCACACTAGAGTATCTAATGCAGTACAGTGATGCCATGAGTATTAAAAGTACAGATCAGACACAACATTCCAAAGCTAGACAAACAATATTAACTAACTAACGATTGTTTTCTAATGCACTTCGTAATTGGTCAAAGAATCTAAGAAAATAACAATACCTGCATCAAGAATATGGACATCAGACAAATAGTAATCATGCCCATCTTCACCACCAATCACAATCACTTTGTTCTTTGAAGATGAGCAAGTATGGCTGTCGCGAGGAGATGGTGGTGGGCCCGATGTTATGGCTTTCTTCCATGCAAAAGTTTCTACGAGAGAGGATGGAAAAAGGATTAAACTTGTATTATATATGAATTCATCAGGGACTCAGACCTACATAAATGTGACCCTCAAGCCCAAGTAAATGCAGAATCCAAGTTAACAATCACATATGGAAAGCATACCTGTATTCAAGATGTACAGATCATTGTAGTAGACTTCATCATTATTTGCCGATTTTCCACAGCCACCAAAGACAAATAGGCGCCTCCCAACGAGTGCTGCACTATGGCCTTCACGAGCTTCTGGCCCCTCACCTCTTAAACTTGGAGATATCCATGTATGTGAAGCTATGCATCAAGAACGTAAGATGGAAAGCATGGTACTTAAATAGGTAATAAAGAATTTCAGTATAAGCCCTAACAGCAAAATGGTGTTGGCAATCTCTGTGAGTTGAGAATATCTGGATTCATCCCTTAAACATACTGCATACCATATGCATATAAAAGGAAATTAATTGGCGCGACAGACTCATAACATCTAATTGACCTACTCGACCTAAATAATGTCACATAGAACTTGTAGACCATCCACAGGACACTAATAAGGAAGCCAATATACAAGAGAAAAATCACTCACCAGTGTCGAGTATGTGCAAATCCTTAAGAGGGTTTGTCCCATCTGTGCCTCCAAATACAAACAGATTATCACCAACAGTGGTGCAACTGTGGCTGTCCCTTGGAGTTGGTGGTGTGCCTTTTATCACTGGCTGGCTCCATGTATGCGCAACTACAGTCAACAATTCACAATCACAAACTGAACAATCTACATTCAAAAATGCAACAACCAGTAGTGCAATtaaaccctaaaaaccaaaagttCCCACAACTAGTCTTGCATAACATGAACccacaaaatgaaattttttccAAGTACGGAAGAGAGATACATAATTCCAACAAACTAAACccaacaaaaaccctaacatgcacaTTAAATccacacaaacacatcataaAAATCCAAACTTTCTTCCACAACAATGGCAATCCAAATTTGCAGAAACcaaacaaacccagaaatctcAGAACAAAATTTTGAGCATCTGGGTAAGACCCACCAGTGTCAAAGACGTGAACTTGGTTGGTCTGACAGTTATCTCTGCCATAACCACCGAAGACAAAGAGGAACCTCCCTTCTCTAATGGCGTTGCAGGTGTGGCCCCACCTCTTCCCTGGGCCATGTACCCCATTCTGAACCAACACTCCTTCTTGAGCTTGGTGTTGATGAGGTTGAAGATGGAGCCTTTCCCACCTCATTTTGGTTTCTGGGTATTACAATTCAGAGCACAAGAAACAAAGCTGGTAGAAAGTGGGAGAGGTGAAAGATGTGAAATTTGGGGGatgaaacactttttttttctttttcttttttaatgggATTGAGTgggttttttggttttattgggAGTGGTATCATGCATATGAGGtaataaagaattaaagaaaatggtaaaaagAGATATGGTTTTCCGGTTTTCCCTTTGAGTTTTTAGATCAGATTTGAAAGGGAATTGGGTTCATGAACAAATACAAAAAATGtgaatttcaaaaaagaaaaaatgtaaaaaGAGAGATAGTTTTCCTTTTTAGATCAAATGTGAAAGGGAATTTGTTTTGatgaacaaaaacagaaaatgtaaaTTTCACcaaagaagaaatatataaagAGAGATAGGTATAACAAAACTTAGTAATATTTAGTTTAAGTACGAGAAATATAAGCAAGAGTTGGTTGTTTTAAGAGAACGAAGTAGTTGGTTCATTATGACAAGTTGTATGTCTCGATTCCTCGTGAAATGTACTTGTTATTTCATAATTATGCACTTGATCAAAATGCTTTAAAGATCTGTTACAATTACGTTAGGTAGAAATTaaagtaaacaatatttaaaagaCGAGAATTTTCAATTATGCGTTACATATAATGAAGGGTAATattcacaaatggtacctgaacttatcatctatcttatcaatggtacctggacttcaattttgatcacaaccagtacttgaacttttttattttatttcaaatggtacctatcactaacttttgttaatgttccgttaaaaactgacatgtaactcatttttcaaggataaatttataaaattatcttttttattttcacttatattatgttataaaaaatgagactatcaaaaggaaaatctttcaacttcaattaaaaatatgaatgataagaaaaaaaaagaattacaaaaattttgataagcttttggttttaaatgttttatagtttgtcctaaaaaaaaaagtatagtattatttgaaatgtttcgtctgtatctataaaacaaattaatttttgttgagattttgtttttaaattttattttcataagagggtagagatacatttttaattgaacttctatttttattaatatattaattgatcaaaatatctagtaaacaaaattatttaaatgagTATTTTCGTCAAACTACTCTTGAATATAGTCATGTGTTTTGCACATGTTACTTCggaacattaacggaagttagtgataggtaccatttgaaatgaaatcgaaaaattCAGATActggttgtgttcaaaattaaagttcaggtaccatcgataagatataTGATAAGTtaaggtaccatttgtgataataaccctatacTGAAACATAGATTGATATTTCAAATTTACATTAAAACAGTaaaatttctttaaaattatcaataaattgttgtttaaaCGATGACTAGTTAAAAAACAGTCATACAGAAACATTTTAACTTTGGTTGTTATTTTCATTATGCTCGCTAGTTTTCTTAGGTATGTTTGTAAAAGATTGAGTACACcaacttctttttttcatttaattcATGTAGAATTAACCATATTTTTTTTAGGTTTCTGGTTCTCATTAAAAACGTATTGGGCTCAAAGAAaccctaaagaaaaaaaaaaccttgagaGCCGCGTGGTCCTTCTTGCCTGTCCGGCTGTGCCTCGGCGTTGGCGCTGGCCACTGGCCTCGCCAGTGCACCGTGCGTGCGGGTGGTCTGGTTCGTTGGCATGCTTGATGCTCAGTGGCTGGGGTTGGGAAACTGCTTTTCTCGTCGTGCTCATGTGCAGGAGGCGGCTGAACGTGGATCAGGTTGGTGGCTGCTAGGTGGGATCGATGTTGTTTGGATCTATGACGCTGCAGTGGGAGTGACAGCGAAGCTACCATGGGTAGGTGGGAGATTGGAGATGGGAGGCGGAAGGACAGGCTGGCTGGGACCGGTTGGGATCGGAGGTCGGTCCGGTTTGGTTATGATATCCGGAGTGAGGCTGTGTAAGGTTGGGGCGGTGGAGTGGGTGGGTAGTCTTGGCCGGTGGTTCGACGGCGGAGATGTCTCGCAGATGGTCGAGGTCCGACATCGGTGGCGGAGCGGCGCGTATGGTGGCGTGTTGGTACAGGTGCCTTCCTGGACTGGGCTAACGAGGTGGGGCTTGACTGCCTTAGCTCTCTGGGCCTGGGCTTGTTATTTAATTATAGTTGGtggtttttggttaggttttttctgttttggtttttgtttaggtATAATAAGTCCCTCCTCAATTGAGCGAGGGTTAGTTTGTTTTGGTTTCATGGGTGTGTCGTGGTCTAGACTTTTGTTGGTGTTTTTTGGTTATCAACGTGATGGTGAATCAttacacgtggtctggcggTTTTGGATCGCGGTGTCCGAACAGGTGGAAACAGTTCATCGTAATGTTGGTGGCTGGGTTGTATCGGTATATGTTTGGTGGTTACTTATTGTAGCTCGAGGGTATGAGCGTaaaatttggttaggggttgagcctttttggctcatggaagtcaCTCATGTTGACGGTCCCGTAACTATGTATCTAATGTTATGTAatctgtttggttattaatggaattttttcttctcaaaaaaaaaattaaccataTTTTTCAGTAGGAGGGTCAGACCATTAGATTCATGAAATTGTTTCATAGTATATTGTCACGTGTATAAGTTTAATTTTGAGTGATTTTAactttatacatacaaaatagGAAGTGATCTAAATATAGAGTTttgattttctcaataaaatTGGTAAAGACAAAACTACCACGTAAtaaagtttctccaaaaattttcTCATAGAATTCTTCTAGCATTAAAGTGagtattttaaattttaattgatCCAAAAggcaaacattttttttttcttatttcgGTCGAGTAGTAACGCAtttgaaatttttaaatttttttgggcTGAAGTAACgtacaaaataaaaaagtaacgTATTTGAATTTAAAACTTGTTTTGGGAATCTACAATCAGGATAGGACTGAATAACTCGGAAACATGTGACGGTTACAGTAGACTGGGCCAAAACCTCACGAGCCCACCTGCTTTAAGCCCACTGAGCAGGCCCAAACTCCATTTCTCTGATTTGAACAGGTGAACAACAGAAAGCATTTCGctttaaaaagaagaaataagcAACACACTTGCTTCACTAAATAGATATCAGTTTTTCCTAATCATCTGAATTTGACATTCAACTCTTGGAAAGAAGTTTTTGTCATCGAATGGTTCGGTAATCTAACTCTGAAGGCAATGACTAATAGCTAACATGCTGGAATATCTCAGTTTCCTACACATAACATCTACAAAATGCTGCCCAAGTAATCTGCAGACTCATCTAGAATAAACCACGCCCCTTTCGAAGTCTTGCCCAGGCTATGGCTGCTACTGCTGCACCGCCCAAGTGTGCAGATCCTGAGATCTGACTGTTTCCCTGTAACAACAACATAATGTCACCGCTGCATTTACTAGAAAATAACAACGGCTGTGCACTGGGGGTTATATGGGATGGGGAAGGAAGTTCAGTAGTTCAAACTCATTATGGTACAATGAGGTTGCTTGGTCATGCCAAGTCGGGCCAGGTTATCACACTTGAACAATAATACGCACAGGACATAAGCAAAATGATGAACAAAATCTAATTGTCAAAAAACTTGGTTAGTTTTTAAAACCAATGAGTGATGATAATCATGGCTCAACTCCAACTCTATTTTAAAAGCCGATGCGCGCACAGAAATATAAAAACGGTAGAAATCAACATACCTCCATTATTCTTAAGATATCCTTTCCAATTAGAAAGATTCCCTAAAACAGAAAAGGCAGAGGTAACATATTTCAGGTATTTGCAAAATGGCCTCAACAAATCAAACGACATAGAAGCACACTTACCAGCAGCATGGCAGGAACTGGTATGATAAAATCAAAGTAGAGGGTAGCTGTGGGGTGAAGGAATATATCAAGCAACATGATAGCATTAACAGCACCGCTtgccccctaaaatgtcacaAACATACTCAATAGTTAGATGTTTCAAGTCATGATCCTGACAGAATATAACAACTAATCAAAGTTAG contains these protein-coding regions:
- the LOC112179097 gene encoding rab9 effector protein with kelch motifs; the protein is MRWERLHLQPHQHQAQEGVLVQNGVHGPGKRWGHTCNAIREGRFLFVFGGYGRDNCQTNQVHVFDTVAHTWSQPVIKGTPPTPRDSHSCTTVGDNLFVFGGTDGTNPLKDLHILDTASHTWISPSLRGEGPEAREGHSAALVGRRLFVFGGCGKSANNDEVYYNDLYILNTETFAWKKAITSGPPPSPRDSHTCSSSKNKVIVIGGEDGHDYYLSDVHILDADTLVWRELNTSGQSLPPRGGHSTVAFGKNLFVFGGFTDAQSLYNDLYMLDVDTGVWTKVITTGDGPSARFSVAGDCLDPAKGGVLVFIGGCNKSLEALDDMYYLNTGLVRESERRLEKLSLRKQLKLKCQEQNLTPVHDRALVPVGTGAEIFQPTTVPFYGQPGEQIIPLNQSASARRSFQAKVTERLFDGYTIETVIDGKPLRGVLFSNKSEFSIPAAPNSSRKRAASEAVGIMSNGGCNSKSKDSKVISQEAIDLSESVNAHAKESASHEIARGQVTDSPVQLVNPLNQGDTSTSNTLQSNTEGLGNDRTKITTGGHSAAIS